The following coding sequences lie in one Takifugu flavidus isolate HTHZ2018 chromosome 4, ASM371156v2, whole genome shotgun sequence genomic window:
- the abraa gene encoding actin-binding Rho-activating protein: MSCGGTAAISPKESQTFKRAVRKIKCVGLVANLAKGWQGWAKEHSEKQDNIPSGWMPSSVEESISKEQKNVVKLTVTPRVITADGGEKPGTQIRACSVTKTVQPKRSECSSVDLVNAIRDKMESGPEESKRYLGSESPTRRRHMRALQDGGGGGVIQERKLMLQEKKLESRSSSVDTEDSGLGEENGLSDNGEPKAEQEELQPKKQTNRPKVKVANSNDIKSRWQQWSKQHIENQKLNPFSEEFDHEYAMAQRLRKGDSGYGRPKEGSKTAQRGDRAHKHIHREMEEMVWIIRDMGYQDRQGRACVTFGRLFERYVKISDKVVGILLRCRKHKMLDFEGEMLWQGRDDHIVITLRD; this comes from the exons ATGAGTTGTGGTGGGACCGCCGCCATTTCCCCAAAGGAGTCCCAGACGTTCAAACGGGCTGTTCGGAAGATCAAGTGTGTCGGTCTGGTGGCTAACTTGGCCAAAGGCTGGCAGGGGTGGGCTAAGGAGCACAGCGAGAAGCAGGACAACATCCCCAGCGGCTGGATGCCCTCGTCTGTCGAGGAGAGCATcagcaaagaacaaaagaaTGTGGTGAAGCTCACCGTGACCCCACGGGTGATcacagctgatggaggtgagAAGCCCGGGACTCAGATCAGGGCCTGCTCCGTCACCAAGACGGTCCAGCCGAAACGCAGCGAGTGCAGCAGCGTCGACCTGGTCAATGCCATCCGCGACAAAATGGAGTCCGGTCCCGAGGAAAGCAAGCGATACCTGGGCAGCGAGTCGCCGACACGGAGACGTCATATGAGGGCGCTGCAGGACGGCGGAGGAGGTGGCGTGATCCAAGAGAGGAAGCTGATGCTCCAGGAGAAGAAGTTGGAGTCCAGAAGCAGCAGTGTTGACACGGAGGACAGCGGACTGGGGGAGGAAAACGGGCTGAGTGACAACGGAGAACCAAAAGCCGAGCAGGAGGAACTCCAGCCCAAGAAACAGACCAACAGGCCGAAG gTCAAGGTTGCCAATTCCAACGACATCAAGAGCCGCTGGCAGCAATGGTCGAAGCAGCACATCGAGAACCAGAAGCTCAACCCTTTCAGCGAAGAGTTTGATCATGAGTACGCCATGGCCCAGCGCCTGCGCAAAGGCGACTCCGGCTACGGTCGCCCCAAAGAGGGCTCCAAGACGGCACAGAGGGGCGACAGAGCCCACAAACACATCCacagggagatggaggagatggtgtGGATCATCAGAGACATGGGCTACCAGGACAGGCAGGGCAGGGCCTGTGTGACGTTCGGGCGACTCTTTGAGCGCTACGTGAAGATCTCAGACAAAGTGGTGGGCATCCTGCTGCGCTGCCGCAAACACAAGATGCTGGACTTCGAGGGGGAGATGTTGTGGCAGGGACGCGACGATCACATCGTCATCACTTTGAGAGACTGA